A genomic segment from Treponema sp. Marseille-Q3903 encodes:
- the rpmC gene encoding 50S ribosomal protein L29: MADSKKKNDKELSYKELVAKRDGLKKEYMDLRFKMVISHVDNPMQKRTMRREIARLNTFIQQKELAGENK, translated from the coding sequence ATGGCTGATTCAAAGAAAAAGAATGACAAAGAACTGTCTTATAAAGAACTTGTAGCAAAACGTGATGGACTTAAGAAGGAATACATGGATCTCCGTTTTAAGATGGTGATTTCTCATGTAGATAACCCAATGCAGAAACGTACAATGCGTCGCGAAATAGCACGTTTGAATACGTTCATCCAGCAAAAAGAACTTGCTGGAGAAAACAAGTAG
- the rplX gene encoding 50S ribosomal protein L24 has product MLKKSKIRKNDTVQVIAGKDKGKRGTVVNVILKKDAVIVSGVNIVKKAMKKKSQQDQGGIAEIEAPLNISNVAIVCKKCGPTKIGYKIDGDKKVRVCRKCGDVL; this is encoded by the coding sequence ATGTTGAAAAAATCAAAAATCCGCAAGAACGATACAGTGCAGGTAATCGCTGGTAAAGATAAGGGTAAACGAGGGACTGTTGTAAACGTTATCCTTAAAAAAGATGCTGTAATTGTATCTGGTGTAAACATTGTTAAAAAAGCAATGAAAAAGAAGAGTCAGCAGGATCAGGGCGGTATCGCTGAGATTGAAGCTCCTCTTAATATTTCAAATGTAGCGATCGTGTGTAAAAAATGCGGTCCTACAAAAATCGGTTATAAAATCGACGGCGACAAGAAAGTTCGTGTTTGCCGTAAATGTGGAGATGTTCTGTAA
- the rplP gene encoding 50S ribosomal protein L16, whose product MPLSPKRVIHRKVQRGREKGNATRDNYIDFGDIALVAMEPTWLDARVIEAARVAINRKLDRKGNVWIRVFPDKPITKKPAEVRMGKGKGAPDHWAAVIKPGTILFEVGGVDIELAHRALELAADKLPVIAKIVVKPTRD is encoded by the coding sequence CTTAGTCCAAAAAGAGTAATTCACCGTAAGGTGCAGCGCGGTCGTGAAAAAGGAAATGCGACTCGCGATAACTATATTGACTTCGGAGACATCGCTCTCGTAGCTATGGAGCCGACTTGGCTTGATGCTAGAGTTATTGAAGCAGCCCGTGTTGCTATCAATCGTAAACTCGACCGTAAAGGCAATGTTTGGATTCGTGTTTTTCCAGACAAGCCTATTACAAAGAAACCTGCCGAAGTTCGTATGGGTAAAGGTAAAGGTGCTCCAGATCATTGGGCAGCTGTTATCAAACCAGGTACAATTTTGTTTGAAGTTGGAGGAGTTGACATTGAGCTGGCGCACAGAGCCCTTGAACTCGCTGCCGATAAACTTCCAGTTATCGCTAAAATAGTTGTTAAGCCAACACGTGACTAG
- the rpsQ gene encoding 30S ribosomal protein S17, which produces MEDKTVQTVEKKVTKRSFVGIVTSDKMDKSIVVTIATKKMDRLYKKYVTRTKKYMAHDEKNDAHVGDTVRIVECRPLSRHKCWRLAEIIERAK; this is translated from the coding sequence GTGGAAGACAAGACTGTTCAGACTGTAGAGAAAAAGGTTACAAAACGTTCTTTCGTTGGTATCGTAACTAGCGATAAAATGGACAAATCTATTGTTGTTACAATTGCAACAAAGAAAATGGACCGTCTCTACAAGAAGTATGTAACTAGAACAAAGAAGTACATGGCACATGATGAAAAAAATGATGCACATGTAGGTGATACAGTACGTATTGTTGAATGTAGACCTCTGAGCAGACATAAATGCTGGAGACTTGCAGAAATCATTGAGCGTGCTAAATAA
- the rplN gene encoding 50S ribosomal protein L14, whose translation MIQMQSCMTVADNSGAKIAQCIKVIGGSHRRYAGIGDIVVVAIKDAIPTSTIKKGTIEKAVIVRQAKEYRRPDGTYIRFDDNACVIVDDNKNPKGKRIFGPVARELRDMDFMKIVSLAPEVL comes from the coding sequence ATGATTCAAATGCAATCTTGTATGACAGTCGCTGATAACTCTGGTGCAAAAATTGCTCAGTGTATTAAAGTTATCGGCGGTTCACACCGCAGATATGCTGGTATTGGGGACATTGTAGTTGTAGCAATTAAAGACGCTATTCCTACATCAACAATCAAAAAGGGTACAATCGAAAAAGCAGTAATTGTACGCCAAGCAAAAGAATACCGCCGTCCTGATGGAACTTACATTCGTTTTGATGATAACGCTTGCGTAATCGTTGACGATAACAAGAACCCAAAAGGAAAACGTATTTTTGGACCTGTTGCTCGTGAGCTTCGTGATATGGACTTTATGAAAATCGTATCATTAGCTCCAGAGGTTCTCTAA